CACTTCTGTTTAGTTTAACTGCATATCATAAATTTAGAGAGCTACTATGTATCTAATGCATAGTTTTAAAATgcattgatttatataattttattcaatatttttattgatgaaTCCATTATGAAGTATGCTAGTAAAGCTTAAGCTTTAAAGTTCTGGAGATACCAAGAAGTtccacatatacataattatatgtactGATAtataatcacttttctcaaactaatatttttcgttttgtcatctactttaatatttgttaattattttttaaagaatcatgtaattaaaataattgaaaatttgtttattaatctCTATGTGCCATtacttgtatttattttaaataatggttttttgttttttatgtttatctcTTATTCACATACAAATAAACATTTgttgtatatttcaaaattaaattgtgcAGAAATATTGGCTTTAAGGTTATTGAAAAGATAGAGACCTGCCACGGAAtatcttgataattttatgagCATTATCAACATTGTgcctcatatattttattcgctaATAATTCGAAGCATATTTACATTCAGagaatttcttatatatttaaagaaaatatattgaaaacagatcattataaaagaaagaagaatgtcgattttataaatgattaggTTTATATGGAACATATGTGCATTGTATGGGtaatgtttaaagaaaatgttagTAAATACTTTCTCTGAAAGTAAATACTTTCTCTCTCGGATAATTATGAAAGTGCAAATGATTGTCAGATATTgtcgatataaaaatgtctgaTAAaacttacttattattattgcatcaGGAATTGATGAACTTgattaagtttatatttaaatacaaagatCGAAATCTTATTGACAGCAAGTTTCCTgcattaaagatatattactgtaaaaaatttatacatataacacatTGCACTACATTCCAATtctatgtttctttatttttcttattttcttcttaatgaaatataatttatttacaacttCTGCTCATGTGAAAAAATTGGCTTAATAAAAAGCAACAATAATATTTGGAgtagagataatataatatcatatacacAAATGATGGAATGTATCATGTGTAGCTTGACAATAAAAGTCTTTTCTTGACAAAGCAGATTATTTATGCGTtgttaaataactttttaacataatactgctttgtctttttttttgttattacataAACATACTCTACatcattatttactatttgcGCAGATATAGTGAGCCttgagtaaaaaatatatctattttcttgTGCCAGAATTAGtacaaatatttgtacattaaattgttatacattattaaatattaattttttattattaatatttagaaaaaaattaaatatgtacttaattttgtaatatatatatatatatatatataatatattaatatattatatatataatatattaatatattatatatattaatatattaattgtatatatatttttttaaaaatatatttagataaaataattgaatttcttaattattttaatcaaatttcttgcaatttaaaaatagagaaactTTGAAAAAGATAGAGATCTGTAAAGATATGCacactattaaatttaaagttatgcATTTTACATGACGTATGTAATAACACCTCATGTATAATCAAAAACTACTTTTAACATTGTAGATGATAATCGAAATAGAGAAACATCCATATATCTTTGATAAATCAAACacttatttttcctttttttgtgGAGTTTCaggtttatgtttaaatttagaCACGGCTGTAATAACAACTAGTATTCCAATACAAATGCTAGTTAGCTTCAGTATCCATGGATTATCATGGAGTAGGTTTGCAACCATTTGTGTGAAATTATCActgaaaaaaacatacaattattaatgtataaacttatgaataagttaattttgaaatactaCTTTAAACTTACAAAGGACTTTGAGGTACAGGCACTTTTTCTGctcttacatttttataccaTTCTTTGGCAAATGACACAAGGgaattaatatcatatcttCCTGTATCATAACGGTACATTTTGCCATGTCTGAAGCTATATAAGTACAAAAAAGTATGTGTTATatcagattattttttaaatttgcatttatcttttacacacacacatatgtgcattttataatgttataaatattatttataaaatattggtttatatcttacaatataaattgcgGAGTATCGTAAACCTTGAATCTCCTGGCTGTGGAAACCCCAGTTGtggatttattaataagtGCTACATTTATTCTCTGCTTGAGCTTTGCACCAACTGTTTCCCATCTTGCGACCATACGCAAGCATTGCACACAATCTGTACTATAACTGATATTTGACACAATTACAATGGATtgccatttatttataaaaaaagtattgtaaatCACAAGTAGAACTAAGACTTACAACATAACAAACCAGTCGCCAGTTGTAGCACCACTACTTGCTTGCGTCAAGTGCTCAAATGTATCGTCTGTAAGTTCCTTTACTGCAGGTACTTTATTCTCCGTAAACATAGTTAATATCTCTTCGTCGTTTAAACGTCCTAGGAAGGAAAGATACAACGTAAATCAtagtacaattataaatttataagcacACATTTgacaaatagaaatatatttagtgaTACATTACAATGTATGTGGGATGAAACATAATGTATTGTCAcagagtaattaaatataatcgaaaCATATctatgcataatttatttctttttaaatccaTACCATCATACAGCAGAGGAAGCCCATGTCGGAAGAATAGTAGAACTGGTTCTTTATCAGTACTATATAATTGAAGTAATTGACTATCCACACTCTTAACAATCCATGCAGATAAGGAATCAACTAAATCCTCACGCAATTGAATCAGTTCAGCTTCATAATTGTCGCATTCCACACAATCTTTCTTTgctatagaataaaataaaaagcattaGTAATcacaagatataataatataaagactaagttaaacaaattttctgtatcgttaaaaatttgtaatcgcattaaaagaaatataaaaactatagcATAAAACTTGTGTAGctcacatttataaaaaaaatagtcaaaataatatatataatcttattaaaaaattaactatatcaaaattatagaattacatATTGCCTAAAATAAACTATACTAAAATTGCAAtaaggaataaaattttaaagagaaacacacctcttatataatttttaatacataaaagaataaattatatgtaattaatatgtaatctcTCGccttttattgatttataatattattccacttttttttcgttttttttaaaattcagataagtgaagagaaaaaaaaacaaacttacTAAATAGAACGACCACATATTTTTCAGTCTTTATAAGATTCAGGAGCTCTTCATCGTGAACTGTTTCAAGATTCGCGGCGTGTACGccagaaaaaatacatatcgcGATTAAAAACGTTAGCATTGTTAATTCGCGTAAAAAGATTGATgatacatgaaaaatattcattcatGCACCGGCAACCTGTACACGTCAAACTAGGTTCACGAATAAATGGGAATAATGTAGATGTAGAGAGGAAACTCTCATCTGTGACAGTTCACGATCGACGTGTGACAGTTGGCCACATTGCAAATAACTAGGTTCAATATCTagttgcttttatttttttcgcgtttgcataacttaaatattcatatgcGCACAGTTGGTAGCCCttcaattcaattattaaCTTATGCAACCGGAAATTATGTTGTTCTTTTTCATTCCGTACGCGGGTCGGTaagcattattttacattttaatccttttataatatacattttaataatgtaaagatGAAAATGTGCGCATGTAGAAAGGGtagaattttactttttacatatacatagctttataataaattgctgACGAAACACGATTTAGTAATATCGTTCACAGATTAAATAAGAGTtaataaaattggaaataGGTACGCGCGCGCATTTGATACAATAGCATGTTTACGTTTTATATGATGATTCATCAATAGTCCACTAAACTTTCGGTACAAAAAACATCGTACCAATGATATGTAGTCAATAGATTTTGATAACAATCTCGTTCGTGTAGAATTTTGTAGATTGCtgggaatataaaaatataaaaaatggctTGTCTGCAGTAGCAATTTTTTATCCTttcaatatgaaattatattttacaagtcatgaaattttataaatggaccacatatatataatatcgtttgaGTCTCTAAATCagtaattcttattattttagcaatagatttatatatgttcacaaattatatatatatatatatatatatatatatatatatatatatatacatatatattgggtaaagatttttaatttattttttatattttataactgatTTTTCTGGAGATATACGTGTTGCTGATGTGATAAATGCAAAATCAGATAATGAAGAATTTGTTGTTTgttggaatttttatatgtatgttaccTTTGAGAATCTAGATCGATATAATGTATCTCGAGCCGTATTAGATTATGTAACAGATTACGTAAATTTATCTGGAATATTGCGACGCTTttggtataaattttcaaaatcacCAAGAtacgtacaatatataataaaaatagcaataGAAAATctatgcacacacacacacacaaaatttatcaatattagtaattattttgcactaaatttataaagtataaatataaaaatattccgtATGTGATTCAAGCCGCAAGCAttgtttatcttttcttaACAATCGTTTCGATGATTACAGCTTGCAACTTCCCTTCGCGCATCGAGGAACATTTCCGATAATCCGCGAGCATCGCGTCGATTGTTCGGGGGCAATCTGGTGGCTATTACGTTCCTGATTGGAGGTCGGAAGTCGAAGGTTGAAAGGCATATAACGGTGTAGAGATAATACCCGCATACACCATATatacacccacacacacaggTTACGTGGCTATTCGTAGCTCGAAAATCGTGCGCCGGTATGTCGGCGAACTCCGGGACGTCGGCGACTACCGCAACCCCCGTGAAGCCCCCGACGAAGGCGCGGATTCACGAGAGAGTCGGCAGTCGCGTGCTCCCGTCGTCAAAGAAGCATTATAGGAACGTAATCGCGGCTCGCGGCAAAGTATTTATCAGCTCGCACGTTCCATAGTTCTCCGCATCATTGTCTCGTCGCGATGATGGCACGCGAGAAACCATAATGTCGTGAGTACGTATACGAGATAGCTAGATGCAAGTAAAGTATATCTCTATTTTATCCGGCACCTTTACGATGCCGTAATCGGGGACGACATCCAGTGCCGATCGACCGGTACCGCTCGTAAAAACTTACGAATCGATTTACTTTCACATGTCAGCCGCACTACGGTTCTGTCAGTTTCGTCTCCTTATTGACCACAAGACAAGGTATTGAT
This Anoplolepis gracilipes chromosome 12, ASM4749672v1, whole genome shotgun sequence DNA region includes the following protein-coding sequences:
- the LOC140671582 gene encoding uncharacterized protein produces the protein MNIFHVSSIFLRELTMLTFLIAICIFSGVHAANLETVHDEELLNLIKTEKYVVVLFTKKDCVECDNYEAELIQLREDLVDSLSAWIVKSVDSQLLQLYSTDKEPVLLFFRHGLPLLYDGRLNDEEILTMFTENKVPAVKELTDDTFEHLTQASSGATTGDWFVMFYSTDCVQCLRMVARWETVGAKLKQRINVALINKSTTGVSTARRFKVYDTPQFIFFRHGKMYRYDTGRYDINSLVSFAKEWYKNVRAEKVPVPQSPFDNFTQMVANLLHDNPWILKLTSICIGILVVITAVSKFKHKPETPQKKEK